One window of the Gemmatimonadaceae bacterium genome contains the following:
- a CDS encoding translocation/assembly module TamB, translated as MSRRRRIVFWSAIGLIVIIVVMASLVVSVTQTGYGQGQVRKYVQSWVSGKVRGKFFVGRISGGLFNGVTIDSLEIRDEQDSLLLATGRVRVRYDMRDLFDRRILLSHLDIDHPVVRLQEHEDGKWNYQRIFPSGPQKPHGAARAFGDFVVMDSADIHDANIIVGMRWHPADSLRGYKRDSAITRALGAFTRETPGNQWRGEIRRTSEGFAHIYRFTKFQASLGYARIADPDSSGRLFHVTRGSFDSSDPPLSVRRIAADVRHVGDSIWIQSPGFDLAASKGRIPSGKLVWGSNLPLRYDIHVVGDSVSMSDIAWVYPTLPTTGGGRLDLYINNVRHPRIMDYAVKNMDVRTTQSRLTGDMTYGVGGPMLVLKDVSLVGAPLDFTLIRIFNGKPFPYPWRGQLTGYVHASGGPLNRFKVDETKFTFSDANVPGAISRGSARGELDIFQPAFTVFHGFDVNIETLDLRTLQYLNPLFPALKGTVSGTTRLDSLWLDVRFSQADLVHHDGSLPISRITGSGRMTSHATFMSYDLDLQGAPLSMTTLARSYPDIPLRGDYTGPIRMRGEPVNLQVETTLSGAGGVIVYAGTVDSNLPTYGAHGTGTVANLDLRALLQNPKAPRTTLAGNYSIDFVGDSLVVGTGTIGGSVKGTVEKLNIGSSRASVRLDNGIAHVDTLVVQGDVAHASASGTVGLIPGMEGRLSFNLSVDSLADLKRYIGRNTAISGDSLRGALRVTGELRGTKDLLALDGTMSGRELSVQGRSVEHITGKFSLGGLPDRPTGQISFNADTIRAGAFGFTSLSATGELKSATSGAFNARLTSEGGVVSTIGGSARRAGDTTLVVVDSGVVTVSSGSNYRMEAPAHVTLLPGGGSLDSLILRYSSTARLAIRDVRLTGDSVRGNLRTDSVDLGVFEAFVPGFQQAHGSLVANVDVRGTVKQPVIDGQFRIKNGSATLTNVGLTLDRVNADVLLERDTVFIQRMSAETNRVRRGTLGVQGFVSLQEYTNPVFALRAQARNFHIVEKPGLASLDISTDEDLTLSGPYRRARVTGAVLVDRGTIYIPELLTKQIVDLSDPEFAGIVDTLLARDRKLLPETPSEFARNLTLENVAVNIGDAVWLRSSEANVKLGGSLNVTLGRSPQTGERSQLALEGTLNAVRGTYRLTLVDPFVQPTFDVESGSLRFFGTPDLNPTLDIRAIHTVRQPNQRSANLRDIRVRVNIGGTLARPTLVLDNPDNLPLSQSDLLSYLITGEPGFALDNSQGLYRSQLASFALRYGGNLLTSAIPRNLVDIVEIQTGRINDTRAAQTADPYLYSLLNSRAIVGKQIGSNWFLGLSTGLCFVNANNFKDNFGLKLEYRFNSIYTAQAGIEPGSSDVTCARNAPQIQQQTPRQLGFDFFRTWRF; from the coding sequence ATGTCACGGCGCCGGCGCATCGTCTTCTGGAGCGCGATCGGTCTCATCGTCATCATCGTCGTGATGGCCAGCCTCGTCGTGTCCGTCACTCAGACGGGATACGGTCAGGGGCAGGTGCGGAAGTACGTGCAGTCGTGGGTCTCCGGGAAAGTTCGCGGAAAATTCTTCGTCGGGCGGATCAGCGGCGGGCTGTTCAACGGCGTGACGATAGACTCGCTGGAGATCCGCGACGAGCAGGATTCACTCCTGCTCGCGACGGGCAGAGTGCGCGTCAGGTATGACATGCGGGACCTGTTCGACCGGCGCATTCTTCTCAGCCACCTCGACATTGATCACCCCGTCGTGCGCCTCCAGGAGCACGAGGACGGGAAGTGGAATTACCAGCGGATATTTCCGTCGGGTCCGCAGAAGCCGCACGGCGCGGCGCGCGCGTTCGGCGATTTCGTCGTGATGGATTCGGCGGATATCCACGACGCCAACATCATCGTCGGCATGAGATGGCATCCAGCCGACTCGTTGCGCGGATACAAGCGCGACAGCGCGATCACGCGCGCCCTCGGCGCGTTCACGCGCGAGACTCCGGGCAATCAGTGGCGGGGTGAGATTCGCCGAACGAGCGAAGGGTTCGCGCACATCTACCGTTTCACGAAATTCCAGGCGAGCCTCGGCTATGCGCGCATTGCCGATCCCGACAGTTCCGGGCGCCTGTTCCACGTCACGCGGGGGAGCTTCGACTCGTCGGATCCGCCGCTCAGCGTGAGGCGAATAGCGGCCGACGTGCGGCATGTCGGTGATTCCATCTGGATACAGTCTCCGGGGTTCGATCTGGCCGCGTCGAAGGGCCGCATTCCCTCGGGAAAGCTCGTCTGGGGCAGCAACCTTCCGCTGCGCTATGACATTCACGTAGTCGGCGATTCCGTTTCAATGAGCGACATCGCGTGGGTCTATCCGACGTTGCCGACGACCGGGGGCGGCCGGCTCGATCTGTACATCAACAACGTCAGGCATCCGCGCATCATGGACTACGCGGTGAAGAACATGGATGTGCGCACCACCCAGTCGCGTCTCACGGGCGACATGACCTACGGAGTCGGCGGTCCGATGCTGGTGTTGAAGGACGTGAGCCTCGTGGGCGCGCCGCTGGACTTCACGCTCATCCGCATATTCAACGGGAAGCCGTTCCCGTACCCATGGCGTGGCCAGCTCACCGGATACGTTCACGCTTCCGGCGGTCCGCTCAACAGGTTCAAGGTGGACGAGACGAAGTTCACTTTCTCCGACGCGAACGTGCCGGGAGCGATCTCGCGCGGCTCGGCTCGCGGCGAGCTCGACATCTTCCAGCCGGCGTTCACTGTGTTCCACGGCTTCGATGTGAACATCGAGACGCTGGATCTGCGCACGCTCCAGTATCTCAACCCGCTCTTCCCGGCTCTCAAGGGGACCGTCTCCGGAACGACGCGTCTCGATTCTCTCTGGCTCGACGTTCGCTTCTCGCAGGCGGACCTGGTGCATCACGATGGCAGTCTGCCGATCTCCCGGATCACCGGCAGCGGCCGCATGACGTCGCACGCCACGTTCATGTCGTACGATCTTGATCTTCAGGGAGCGCCGCTTTCCATGACGACGCTGGCGCGGTCATATCCTGACATTCCGCTGCGCGGCGACTACACCGGCCCCATACGCATGCGCGGCGAGCCGGTCAATCTCCAGGTGGAGACGACGCTGTCGGGAGCGGGTGGAGTCATCGTGTACGCGGGAACCGTGGACAGCAACCTCCCGACGTACGGCGCTCACGGAACGGGCACCGTCGCCAATCTCGACCTTCGCGCGCTTCTCCAGAATCCGAAGGCGCCGCGCACGACGCTCGCCGGGAACTACTCGATTGACTTCGTCGGTGATTCACTCGTCGTCGGCACCGGCACGATCGGCGGATCGGTGAAAGGAACCGTCGAGAAGCTCAACATCGGGTCGTCCCGGGCAAGCGTGCGGCTGGACAACGGCATCGCGCACGTGGACACGCTGGTCGTGCAGGGCGATGTCGCGCATGCCTCCGCATCGGGCACGGTCGGGCTCATCCCCGGCATGGAAGGGCGGCTTTCGTTCAATCTGTCGGTTGATTCACTGGCGGACCTAAAGCGCTACATCGGCCGCAACACCGCCATCTCGGGCGATTCGCTGCGCGGCGCGCTCCGCGTCACCGGAGAGCTGCGCGGCACGAAGGATCTCCTCGCGCTCGACGGGACGATGAGCGGACGCGAGCTGTCCGTCCAGGGACGGAGCGTCGAGCACATCACCGGCAAATTCTCCCTCGGCGGGCTTCCCGATCGGCCGACGGGTCAGATCTCGTTCAACGCCGACACCATCCGCGCGGGCGCGTTCGGCTTCACGTCGTTGAGCGCGACGGGCGAACTCAAATCTGCCACGAGCGGTGCGTTCAATGCGCGGCTCACCAGCGAGGGCGGCGTCGTCTCGACTATCGGAGGGTCGGCCCGCCGAGCGGGAGATACGACGCTGGTGGTGGTGGACAGCGGCGTCGTCACTGTATCGAGCGGCAGCAACTACCGGATGGAAGCGCCGGCGCACGTGACGCTCCTGCCGGGAGGAGGATCGCTCGATTCGCTCATCCTGCGATACTCCAGCACGGCCCGGTTGGCGATCCGCGACGTTCGTCTCACCGGCGATTCGGTGCGGGGCAACCTGAGGACCGACAGCGTTGACCTCGGCGTGTTCGAGGCGTTCGTTCCCGGATTCCAGCAGGCACACGGATCTCTCGTCGCCAACGTGGACGTGCGCGGCACGGTGAAACAGCCCGTCATAGATGGCCAGTTCCGTATCAAGAACGGATCGGCCACGCTCACCAACGTCGGGCTCACGCTCGACAGGGTGAACGCCGACGTGCTGCTCGAGCGCGACACGGTTTTCATTCAGCGGATGTCGGCGGAGACGAACCGGGTGCGCCGGGGCACGCTCGGCGTGCAGGGATTCGTGAGTCTGCAGGAGTACACGAATCCCGTGTTCGCGCTCCGCGCCCAGGCCAGGAACTTCCACATCGTCGAGAAGCCCGGACTCGCCTCGCTGGACATCTCGACCGACGAGGATCTCACGCTTAGTGGCCCGTACAGGCGGGCGCGGGTGACGGGAGCGGTGCTCGTGGACCGGGGGACGATCTACATCCCCGAGCTGCTCACGAAGCAGATCGTGGATCTGAGTGACCCCGAATTCGCCGGGATCGTCGATACATTGCTCGCCCGCGACCGGAAGCTGCTGCCGGAGACGCCGAGCGAATTCGCGCGGAATCTCACGCTGGAGAATGTCGCGGTGAACATCGGCGACGCGGTCTGGCTGCGCTCGTCGGAAGCCAACGTGAAGCTTGGCGGCTCGCTCAACGTGACGCTGGGGCGAAGCCCGCAAACGGGCGAGCGGTCGCAGCTTGCGCTCGAGGGCACGCTGAACGCGGTGCGCGGAACATACCGGCTGACGCTCGTAGATCCTTTCGTCCAGCCGACGTTCGACGTCGAGAGCGGAAGCCTGAGGTTCTTCGGCACGCCGGATCTCAATCCGACGCTCGACATCCGCGCCATCCATACCGTCCGGCAGCCCAACCAGCGCAGCGCCAATCTTCGCGACATCCGGGTCCGTGTGAACATCGGCGGCACTCTTGCCAGGCCAACGCTCGTGCTCGACAATCCCGACAACCTGCCGCTGTCGCAATCGGATCTTCTGAGCTATCTAATAACCGGCGAGCCGGGGTTCGCGCTCGACAACTCGCAGGGACTGTACAGGTCGCAGCTGGCATCGTTTGCCCTGAGGTATGGCGGCAACCTGCTGACGAGCGCGATTCCGAGGAATCTGGTGGACATCGTGGAAATCCAGACCGGACGGATCAACGATACGCGGGCGGCGCAGACGGCCGATCCCTATCTCTACAGTCTTCTGAACTCGAGGGCCATCGTCGGCAAGCAGATCGGCAGCAACTGGTTCCTCGGTCTCAGCACCGGTCTCTGCTTCGTGAACGCTAACAACTTCAAGGACAACTTCGGCCTCAAGCTGGAGTACAGGTTCAACTCGATCTATACGGCGCAGGCGGGTATCGAGCCGGGATCGAGCGACGTCACCTGCGCGCGCAACGCGCCGCAGATTCAGCAGCAGACTCCGCGGCAGCTCGGATTCGACTTCTTCCGGACGTGGAGGTTCTAG
- a CDS encoding BamA/TamA family outer membrane protein yields the protein MGSKARRVMQRGYARVFLISGCAALVTIFARTASGQEINCDAGDQEVRRLSFTGNAAFSDADLSKIIVTTPSPFARTVLRLPLTARHCLDRNELPKDRARLVIFYRRHGFPDATVDTAIVAERGGVGVSLLIHEGLPTQLESLVIEGLDSVRNRLAITRGLPIRAGQRFDRVNLDAARDSIARRLRNSGYPRAEVSNTFEVDEERRLAFDTISVSTGPFTRLGHVDIKVVPLESRPQQIPDKVVRRIVGLDSGRVYREDELLDAQRTLYRTEAYQHVSLVPDTATSPTDSIVDIQALLAENTTRSARLGAGYGTLDCFRLTGELSNYNFLRRARRLDLTTRLSKIGIGDPISGLKNLCPQAKNDPFSRTLNYYVGATLRPPVFSRLRLLPTITVFSERVSEYNAYLRTTSIGGVASVEWRRWQDLPMTFAYSLDLGRTEAQPALFCAVFNLCDREDRRRVQQTQRLAVASAVISRDRSNNFISPSRGFQWRLEIRHASPVILSDTALRFNKLVGERSHYWGVPGGAVLAFRVRGGAVFGRSFGTTTGFIPPQERLYGGGPASVRGFSQNELGSAIYIAESYNLIPPAQSGLPDSVFRDTTSARRFRRAVPVGGNSLLVSNLELRMPSPFLPEFLQWTLFTDAGDVWNRGRSGSFQNFSVKVTPGIQLTAFSPVGPVRVVMGYNPYRRPSGPLYYEVPGGSATDELGTPAGSLPCVSPGNLLPVHMTEGGLKQTEGRCPATFTPRTSGSIVSRLTFSLAIGQAF from the coding sequence GTGGGATCGAAAGCGCGGCGGGTGATGCAGCGCGGGTATGCGCGTGTCTTCCTGATATCCGGCTGCGCCGCACTCGTCACCATCTTCGCGAGAACCGCTTCGGGGCAGGAAATCAACTGTGATGCCGGCGATCAGGAGGTAAGGCGCCTCTCGTTCACCGGCAACGCAGCGTTCAGTGACGCAGACCTGTCGAAGATCATCGTCACGACTCCCTCGCCGTTCGCGCGCACGGTTCTCCGTCTTCCACTCACCGCCCGCCACTGCCTCGACCGCAACGAGCTGCCGAAGGACAGAGCGCGGCTCGTAATCTTCTATCGGCGGCACGGCTTTCCAGACGCGACTGTAGATACGGCCATCGTCGCCGAGCGCGGCGGCGTGGGAGTGAGCCTCCTCATTCACGAGGGGCTTCCGACACAGCTCGAATCACTCGTGATCGAAGGGCTCGACTCCGTGCGCAACCGGCTCGCGATAACACGCGGCCTGCCCATCCGGGCCGGGCAGCGATTCGATCGCGTGAACCTCGATGCCGCCCGCGACTCTATCGCGCGACGACTTCGAAACAGCGGATACCCGCGCGCCGAGGTGAGCAATACGTTCGAGGTGGACGAGGAGCGGCGTCTCGCGTTCGACACTATCAGCGTTTCGACCGGACCCTTCACGCGCCTCGGGCATGTGGACATCAAGGTCGTTCCGTTGGAGTCCAGGCCGCAGCAGATACCCGACAAGGTCGTGCGCCGCATCGTCGGGCTCGACTCCGGGCGCGTGTATCGCGAGGACGAGCTGCTCGATGCGCAGCGCACGCTATATCGTACCGAAGCGTACCAGCACGTATCGCTTGTCCCCGACACTGCGACCAGCCCCACGGATTCCATCGTGGACATCCAGGCGCTGCTGGCGGAGAACACGACACGGTCGGCGAGGCTGGGCGCGGGATACGGAACCCTCGACTGCTTCCGTCTCACCGGCGAGCTGTCGAACTACAACTTTCTGCGAAGGGCGCGGCGCCTCGATCTCACGACGCGGCTTTCCAAGATCGGGATCGGAGATCCGATTTCGGGACTGAAGAACCTCTGCCCGCAAGCGAAGAACGATCCGTTCAGCCGTACGCTCAACTACTACGTCGGCGCCACGCTCAGGCCGCCGGTATTTTCGCGGCTTCGCCTCCTGCCGACGATCACCGTATTCAGCGAGCGGGTATCGGAGTACAACGCGTATCTCCGGACGACGAGCATCGGAGGAGTGGCGTCGGTGGAGTGGCGCCGCTGGCAGGATCTCCCAATGACGTTTGCGTACTCTCTCGATCTCGGCCGCACCGAGGCACAGCCGGCCCTGTTCTGCGCCGTTTTCAATCTGTGCGATCGCGAGGATCGCCGGCGCGTGCAACAGACTCAGCGACTTGCGGTGGCGAGTGCCGTGATCTCGCGTGACAGGTCGAACAACTTCATTTCACCCTCGCGTGGATTCCAGTGGCGACTGGAAATACGGCATGCATCGCCGGTCATTCTGTCCGATACCGCGCTGCGGTTCAACAAGCTCGTAGGGGAGCGATCGCACTACTGGGGCGTGCCCGGAGGCGCGGTGCTCGCGTTTCGCGTGCGAGGCGGGGCAGTGTTCGGCCGCAGCTTTGGCACGACGACCGGCTTCATTCCGCCGCAGGAGCGACTCTACGGCGGCGGCCCGGCGAGCGTGCGCGGATTCTCGCAGAACGAACTGGGATCGGCGATATACATCGCCGAATCGTACAATCTGATACCGCCCGCTCAGTCCGGGCTTCCAGATTCCGTCTTCAGAGACACCACGAGCGCCCGGCGCTTTCGCCGCGCCGTGCCCGTCGGTGGAAACTCGCTCCTCGTAAGCAACCTCGAGCTGCGGATGCCGAGCCCGTTCCTGCCGGAGTTTCTGCAGTGGACGCTGTTTACAGACGCAGGCGACGTGTGGAACCGGGGCCGCAGCGGGAGCTTTCAGAATTTCTCGGTGAAGGTAACGCCAGGCATTCAGCTCACCGCCTTCTCTCCTGTCGGTCCGGTGCGGGTGGTGATGGGCTACAATCCTTATCGCCGCCCGTCGGGACCTCTCTACTACGAGGTGCCAGGCGGATCGGCGACGGACGAGCTGGGAACTCCGGCCGGCTCGCTGCCATGCGTGAGTCCGGGAAATCTGCTCCCCGTCCACATGACCGAGGGGGGACTGAAACAGACCGAGGGACGCTGTCCCGCGACGTTCACGCCGCGCACCAGCGGCAGCATCGTCAGTCGGCTGACATTCAGTCTCGCCATCGGACAGGCGTTCTAG
- a CDS encoding ABC transporter substrate-binding protein, with amino-acid sequence MACTGGETSSTRRTLIDSRDTYDPRSLDPALSTDVPTGRAVGYVFDGLVRFTPDAQVVPGLARSWDISTDGMTYTFHLRTGVKFHDGRPFSARNVIYSFQRVLDPKTKGGRGWPLYPIDGAKAYADGKGRSIAGLTARDDSTIVIRLSEPFAIFPKLLAMPVAAIVPDSVPSNFGEHPIGTGPWKFVEWKHDDYLKFAANPDYFDGPPKADSLMARIVPEPSTAVAEFESGNVDVLYVPEGETQNWEQTDEKKAMLESAPALRVFYIAINTTRGPLADKRVRQALNYATDAKGILDGIVSGRGNLAAGVIPPALPGGDSTRKGYTRDVAKAKQLLAEAGFPNGIDIELWSSQTPPFPRIAQAVQANLKETGVRVTLVQRDASSMREAARAGKTDMALKDWFADYPDAENFLYPLLHSANKGVGGNVSFYSNPGYDKLVSEARREQDEAKRTALYSQADEIEYQDAPMIYLFFYRELYAIQPWIRNFKVPTIFTGQRWTDVTIQFQR; translated from the coding sequence ATGGCATGCACGGGTGGCGAAACATCGTCCACGCGTCGCACGCTCATTGACTCGCGCGACACGTATGATCCGCGCTCGCTCGATCCCGCCCTCTCCACCGACGTTCCCACCGGCAGAGCGGTCGGGTATGTCTTCGACGGCCTCGTCCGATTCACTCCGGACGCCCAGGTGGTCCCGGGGCTCGCTCGCTCGTGGGATATTTCCACGGATGGAATGACCTATACGTTTCACCTCAGAACAGGCGTAAAGTTCCACGACGGCCGCCCGTTCTCGGCGCGAAACGTCATCTACAGCTTTCAACGCGTACTCGACCCGAAGACAAAGGGCGGACGCGGGTGGCCGCTCTATCCGATAGATGGCGCCAAGGCATACGCCGATGGAAAGGGACGAAGCATCGCCGGGCTCACCGCGCGCGACGACAGCACCATCGTCATCCGGCTGAGCGAGCCCTTCGCGATCTTCCCGAAGCTCCTCGCCATGCCCGTCGCGGCGATCGTTCCCGACTCCGTTCCATCCAACTTCGGCGAGCATCCCATTGGAACGGGCCCGTGGAAGTTCGTGGAGTGGAAGCACGACGACTACCTGAAGTTCGCGGCGAACCCGGACTACTTCGACGGACCGCCGAAGGCGGACAGTCTGATGGCGCGCATCGTTCCCGAGCCGAGCACCGCGGTGGCCGAGTTCGAGAGCGGCAACGTGGACGTGCTGTACGTGCCGGAAGGCGAGACGCAGAACTGGGAGCAGACCGACGAGAAGAAAGCGATGCTCGAATCGGCGCCCGCTCTTCGTGTTTTCTACATCGCCATCAACACGACGCGAGGGCCGCTGGCGGATAAGCGCGTTCGCCAGGCTTTGAATTACGCGACCGATGCGAAGGGCATTCTCGATGGAATCGTGAGCGGGCGCGGAAATCTTGCGGCCGGCGTGATTCCGCCTGCTCTTCCGGGAGGGGACTCGACGCGCAAGGGATACACTCGCGACGTCGCCAAGGCGAAGCAGCTTCTTGCCGAAGCGGGCTTCCCGAACGGAATCGACATCGAGCTATGGTCATCCCAGACGCCTCCCTTCCCCCGCATCGCGCAGGCCGTGCAGGCGAATCTCAAGGAAACCGGAGTGCGCGTGACACTGGTGCAGCGAGACGCTTCGTCGATGCGAGAGGCGGCGCGTGCCGGCAAGACGGACATGGCGCTCAAGGACTGGTTCGCCGATTATCCCGACGCGGAGAACTTCCTTTATCCGCTGCTGCACAGCGCGAACAAGGGCGTGGGCGGGAACGTGTCCTTCTACTCGAACCCCGGGTACGACAAGCTCGTGAGCGAAGCGCGCCGCGAGCAGGATGAGGCGAAGCGCACGGCGTTGTACAGCCAGGCCGACGAGATCGAGTATCAGGACGCGCCGATGATCTATCTCTTCTTCTACAGGGAGCTGTACGCCATCCAGCCCTGGATAAGGAACTTCAAGGTGCCGACGATCTTCACCGGCCAGCGCTGGACCGACGTGACGATCCAGTTCCAGCGATAG
- a CDS encoding ABC transporter permease has product MIAFIVRRLMLSIPTLIGVMVVVFLLLYVAPGDPVQDMVGERADAETIARLRKELHLDEPLPKQFVLYAGGVLRGDLGNSYITQRPIIRDIRERFPKTLLLAGSAMLLASVLGITIGVFSARNPGGWFDRLGLGLAYLGISFPVYWVGLILILVFAVTLKWLPPSGYGGVKYLILPAFALGSRSIAFLARVTRSSMLEVLGGDFVRTARAKGLRERAVIGRHALRNALIPIITVLGLDFGYYLTGSILTETIFSWPGIGRYVVNAIARRDLPAINGSVLFLSVVFVLVNLITDLAYAKADPRVAYS; this is encoded by the coding sequence GTGATCGCCTTCATCGTCCGCCGGCTGATGCTCTCCATCCCGACGCTCATCGGCGTGATGGTCGTGGTGTTCCTGCTTCTCTACGTCGCTCCGGGCGATCCTGTGCAGGACATGGTGGGCGAGCGCGCCGACGCCGAGACGATCGCGCGTCTTCGTAAGGAGCTGCATCTGGATGAGCCCCTCCCGAAGCAGTTCGTCCTCTACGCCGGTGGTGTTCTCAGGGGCGACCTCGGCAACTCCTATATCACCCAGCGCCCGATCATCCGCGACATCAGGGAGCGATTCCCGAAGACGTTGCTTCTCGCGGGATCGGCGATGCTTCTCGCGTCGGTGCTCGGCATAACGATCGGAGTTTTCAGCGCAAGAAATCCCGGCGGGTGGTTCGACCGGCTCGGGCTCGGGCTCGCTTATCTCGGAATATCGTTTCCCGTCTACTGGGTCGGCCTGATCCTGATCCTCGTTTTTGCCGTCACGCTGAAATGGCTGCCGCCATCGGGGTACGGCGGCGTGAAGTATCTGATACTTCCGGCATTCGCGCTCGGCTCACGCTCGATCGCGTTTCTTGCGCGCGTCACGCGGTCTTCGATGCTGGAGGTTCTCGGCGGAGATTTCGTACGCACCGCCCGCGCGAAGGGACTGCGTGAGCGAGCCGTGATCGGCCGGCATGCGCTGCGCAACGCATTGATCCCGATCATCACCGTGCTCGGCCTCGACTTCGGGTATTACCTCACAGGCTCGATTCTCACCGAAACGATCTTCTCGTGGCCGGGGATCGGGCGGTACGTCGTGAACGCGATCGCGCGGCGGGATCTGCCGGCGATCAATGGATCGGTGCTGTTCCTTTCGGTTGTGTTCGTGCTGGTGAATCTCATCACCGATCTCGCGTACGCCAAGGCTGACCCTCGCGTCGCGTACAGCTAG
- a CDS encoding NAD(P)/FAD-dependent oxidoreductase produces MHEITDITIIGGGPTGLFASFYAGMRGATARIVDTLPQLGGQLTALYPEKYIFDVAGFTKVLAKDLVRDLADQAGQFNFPSFLGQHVIGLEEEDGHFVLVTDTDRFSTRSVLIAAGIGAFSPRRLPQQCAEAWYGRGIFDNVVDPEKFRGQKIVIIGGGDSAFDWCHQLRDKAAAVTLVHRSDKYRAHGATVAEVQAAVEAGKTVLLPFHELHDVLSEGEKLSGIVIRDVKTKETKSVEADVVLPMLGFISDIGPLASWGLALEKNEILVNSMMETGRPGIYAAGDITSYPGKLKLIATGFAEAATAVNQAFHWIYPDKKVNPGHSSNLAVFGQKDD; encoded by the coding sequence ATGCACGAGATAACGGACATCACGATCATCGGAGGCGGTCCGACCGGACTTTTCGCCTCCTTTTATGCGGGTATGCGCGGCGCCACGGCCCGCATTGTGGACACCCTCCCCCAGCTTGGCGGGCAGCTCACGGCGCTCTACCCCGAGAAGTACATCTTCGACGTTGCGGGATTCACCAAGGTCCTGGCGAAGGATCTGGTGCGCGACCTCGCCGACCAGGCCGGGCAGTTCAACTTTCCATCCTTCCTCGGCCAGCATGTCATCGGACTCGAGGAGGAGGACGGCCATTTCGTCCTCGTCACCGATACGGACCGGTTTTCCACGCGCTCGGTTCTCATCGCCGCGGGAATCGGCGCGTTTTCCCCGCGCCGCCTGCCGCAGCAGTGCGCGGAGGCGTGGTATGGGCGCGGGATTTTCGACAACGTGGTGGATCCGGAGAAATTCCGCGGCCAGAAGATCGTGATCATCGGCGGCGGCGACTCGGCGTTCGATTGGTGCCACCAGCTCCGCGACAAGGCCGCGGCAGTGACGCTGGTCCACCGCAGCGACAAGTACCGCGCGCATGGCGCGACAGTGGCCGAGGTTCAGGCGGCGGTGGAGGCGGGGAAGACTGTGCTGCTGCCTTTCCACGAGCTGCATGACGTCTTGTCGGAGGGTGAGAAGCTGTCCGGTATTGTCATCCGCGACGTGAAGACCAAGGAGACCAAGAGTGTCGAAGCGGACGTAGTTCTTCCGATGCTTGGTTTCATCAGCGACATCGGGCCGCTCGCCTCATGGGGGCTCGCTCTCGAGAAGAACGAGATCCTCGTGAACTCGATGATGGAGACCGGCCGGCCGGGCATCTACGCCGCGGGCGACATCACGTCATACCCCGGGAAGCTCAAGCTTATAGCTACGGGCTTTGCTGAAGCAGCTACTGCGGTCAATCAGGCATTTCACTGGATATACCCGGACAAGAAGGTGAATCCGGGGCACTCGTCGAATCTGGCTGTGTTTGGGCAGAAGGACGACTGA
- a CDS encoding cob(I)yrinic acid a,c-diamide adenosyltransferase: MKIYTKTGDAGQTGLFGGGRVSKDDPRVEAYGDVDELNATLGLARAVEMMPRIDEVLVPVQRDLFSIGALLATPDLEKMHDHLAKAQIDEARISELEHAIDECDRELEPLRAFIVPGGTPKAAALHVARTVCRRAERRVISLQKEVEIPQIVVVYLNRLSDLLFTLARLANTRAGAGEVTW, translated from the coding sequence ATGAAGATCTACACAAAGACCGGCGACGCTGGTCAGACCGGCTTGTTCGGCGGGGGTCGCGTATCGAAGGATGACCCCCGCGTCGAGGCCTACGGAGACGTGGACGAGCTCAACGCGACGCTGGGCCTCGCGCGCGCCGTCGAGATGATGCCCCGCATTGACGAAGTTCTCGTCCCTGTCCAGCGCGATCTCTTCAGCATCGGCGCGCTGCTTGCCACGCCGGACCTGGAAAAGATGCACGACCATCTCGCCAAGGCGCAGATAGACGAGGCCCGGATCAGCGAGCTCGAGCACGCGATAGATGAGTGCGATCGGGAGCTCGAGCCACTCCGCGCGTTCATCGTTCCTGGCGGCACTCCCAAGGCTGCCGCGCTGCATGTCGCGCGGACCGTCTGCCGCCGCGCCGAGCGAAGGGTGATCAGCCTGCAGAAAGAGGTGGAGATTCCGCAGATCGTCGTTGTCTACCTCAATCGACTGTCCGATCTGCTCTTCACGCTGGCCCGCTTGGCGAACACGCGCGCGGGTGCCGGTGAAGTGACCTGGTAG